A genomic stretch from Plasmodium brasilianum strain Bolivian I chromosome 9, whole genome shotgun sequence includes:
- a CDS encoding 60S ribosomal protein L35ae produces the protein MDKGKNKKQNAIQKKKKVAKKVVKKAIRKKNTPKKKLQAVRLYEKGVILGYKRSQRNQHPNFTLVSIRNVHTKKDAQFYVGKRIAYVYRTNKHHNGVKIKCIWGKVCRTHGNSGVIRARFKTHIPPKAFGDRVRILMYPSNI, from the exons ATGGATAAaggaaagaataaaaaacaGAATGCaattcaaaagaaaaaaaaagtagctAAAAAAGTAGTGAAAAAAGCAATAAGGAAGAAGAACACtcctaaaaaaaaactcCAGGCAGTTCGATTATATGAAAAGGGAGTTATCTTAGGATATAAAAG GTCACAAAGGAACCAACACCCCAATTTCACTTTAGTATCCATACGAAATGTTCATACAAAAAAGGATGCACAATTCTACGTGGGAAAGCGTATCGCGTATGTGTATAGGACGAACAAACATCACAATGGAGTGAAAATTAAA tGCATATGGGGAAAAGTTTGTAGAACGCATGGAAACAGTGGGGTAATACGAGCAAGGTTCAAAACCCATATCCCTCCCAAGGCATTTGGAGATAGAGTTAGAATACTCATGTACCCATCAAATATTTAA